Proteins from one Thermosipho atlanticus DSM 15807 genomic window:
- a CDS encoding HpyAIV family type II restriction enzyme has translation MNYERFVELLNQHIFEKEKRDLLNKLAERPERFIGLFRPTKPRAKILQHLLQSHEIRFGDAIEELTTEIIAELGYRNLSKTIKNSNDEVLSLDQYFTDGNTYYFIEQKVRDDHDSTKKRGQINNFEKKLEVLHNLHKNNLVGIMYFIDPDLTKNKNFYDKKLQYFAKFYGLELRLFYGRELFEYFNAPQMWDNIIQWLTKWKNNLPDLPKINFDENPEQSFEEIKELEIRNWRKLLQNDKLWEEGIIYVLFRTGETLRLVLEYFRKQTSTPYINLERLLKKRLEEYY, from the coding sequence ATGAATTATGAAAGATTCGTTGAATTATTGAATCAACACATTTTTGAAAAAGAAAAAAGAGATTTATTAAACAAGCTAGCAGAAAGACCAGAACGATTTATAGGGTTGTTTAGACCTACTAAACCCAGAGCAAAAATACTTCAACATTTACTTCAATCCCATGAAATAAGATTTGGAGATGCTATTGAAGAACTCACAACAGAAATTATAGCAGAACTAGGATATAGGAATCTTTCAAAAACTATTAAAAATAGTAATGATGAAGTTTTATCACTTGATCAGTATTTTACAGATGGCAATACATATTATTTTATTGAACAAAAAGTAAGAGATGATCACGATTCAACAAAAAAGAGAGGTCAAATAAATAATTTTGAAAAAAAGTTAGAAGTGCTCCATAACCTTCATAAAAATAATCTGGTAGGAATTATGTACTTTATTGATCCAGACTTAACTAAAAATAAAAATTTTTATGACAAGAAACTGCAATATTTTGCTAAATTTTATGGTTTAGAACTGAGGCTGTTTTATGGAAGAGAATTGTTTGAATACTTTAACGCACCTCAAATGTGGGACAATATAATCCAATGGCTAACTAAATGGAAAAATAATCTACCAGATTTACCTAAAATAAACTTTGATGAGAACCCAGAACAAAGCTTTGAAGAAATTAAAGAATTGGAAATCCGAAACTGGAGAAAATTACTTCAAAACGATAAATTATGGGAAGAAGGCATCATTTATGTACTTTTTAGAACTGGTGAAACTCTTCGATTAGTCCTAGAGTATTTTAGAAAACAAACCTCAACTCCATACATAAATCTCGAAAGGTTATTAAAAAAACGGTTAGAAGAGTATTATTGA
- a CDS encoding cobalamin B12-binding domain-containing protein, with the protein MDKILRKFTDALLDGNKVYASQIIEQNIFEFFSFEKLIVNSLERIGKLWENGEISLAQVYISGIICEELMDKWTKMYQFNNETNLNLAIVVLEDHHTLGKRIVQSILKSSGYKVKDYGLGKTVDETIDLTIRDNIEILLVSTLMLPAALKVKDLKTKLQDMGIDTKIIVGGAPFRIDKTLWKDVGADAYAEHASQIFGILKKMVKK; encoded by the coding sequence ATGGACAAAATTCTAAGAAAATTTACTGATGCTTTGCTGGATGGAAATAAAGTATACGCATCCCAAATAATCGAACAAAACATTTTCGAGTTTTTTTCTTTCGAAAAATTAATAGTAAATTCTTTAGAAAGAATAGGAAAGTTATGGGAAAATGGTGAAATATCTTTGGCCCAAGTATACATTAGCGGTATCATATGTGAAGAATTGATGGACAAATGGACTAAAATGTATCAATTTAACAACGAAACAAATTTAAATTTAGCAATAGTTGTCTTAGAAGATCATCACACTCTTGGAAAAAGAATTGTCCAATCAATCCTAAAATCGTCCGGGTATAAGGTTAAAGATTATGGCTTGGGTAAAACTGTAGATGAAACTATCGATTTAACAATAAGAGATAATATAGAAATATTATTAGTATCTACATTAATGCTACCAGCAGCTTTAAAAGTCAAAGATTTAAAAACAAAACTACAAGATATGGGTATAGATACCAAGATAATAGTAGGTGGAGCTCCTTTCAGAATTGACAAAACTTTATGGAAAGACGTTGGGGCAGATGCATACGCAGAACATGCTTCACAAATATTTGGTATATTGAAAAAGATGGTGAAAAAATGA
- a CDS encoding uroporphyrinogen decarboxylase family protein translates to MKEMTSAERVFTSISFKEPDRVPLFLCLSFYGAKELGMSIKEYYSNYENVVVAQIKMKEKYNNDCYNSFFYASLEIEAFGGGTIFREDGPPNAKEPIIKKLEDIDNLEVPDVKFSKPLEQVFEVQKRLKEKSLGSVPIVGIIISPFSLPIMQMGFDKYLELIYFHSDYFWKLMNKNMTFSISWANMQLKAGADVIVYFDPMLSTEMLPKDIILKTGYKIAKKTLSLINGPVAIHLASAKTEGIVEDLIKTKAIALGISKNDNLKFLKSKTYGKISIIGNLDTISMRKWSYKEVEENVKKAIFEGAKGGGFILSDNHGEIPWQVNEEILFLIAEAVRKYGQYPIREESYYG, encoded by the coding sequence ATGAAAGAAATGACCTCGGCAGAAAGAGTTTTTACTTCTATATCTTTCAAAGAACCTGATAGAGTTCCTTTATTTTTATGTCTTTCCTTTTATGGTGCTAAAGAACTGGGAATGTCAATAAAAGAATACTACTCTAATTATGAAAATGTTGTAGTTGCGCAGATCAAAATGAAAGAAAAGTATAACAACGACTGCTATAACAGTTTCTTTTATGCCTCTTTGGAAATAGAAGCATTTGGCGGAGGTACCATTTTTAGAGAGGACGGCCCTCCAAATGCCAAAGAACCTATTATAAAAAAATTAGAAGATATAGATAACTTAGAAGTTCCTGATGTTAAATTTTCAAAACCATTAGAACAAGTTTTCGAAGTTCAGAAAAGGCTAAAAGAAAAAAGCTTAGGTAGCGTTCCTATTGTTGGGATCATCATTTCACCATTTTCACTTCCCATTATGCAAATGGGATTTGATAAATATTTAGAATTAATCTATTTTCACTCCGATTATTTTTGGAAATTAATGAATAAAAATATGACTTTTTCAATATCTTGGGCTAACATGCAATTAAAAGCTGGTGCGGACGTGATAGTTTATTTTGATCCCATGCTTTCTACTGAAATGCTTCCCAAAGATATCATTTTAAAAACCGGATATAAGATAGCTAAAAAAACCTTATCATTAATAAATGGGCCCGTAGCAATCCATCTTGCTTCTGCAAAAACCGAAGGAATTGTAGAAGATTTAATAAAAACAAAAGCGATTGCATTAGGAATAAGTAAAAATGACAATTTAAAGTTTTTAAAAAGTAAAACATATGGAAAAATAAGCATTATTGGCAATCTAGATACTATATCAATGAGAAAATGGAGTTATAAAGAAGTGGAAGAAAATGTGAAAAAAGCAATTTTTGAAGGCGCAAAAGGTGGAGGTTTCATTCTTTCTGATAATCACGGTGAAATTCCTTGGCAAGTAAATGAAGAAATACTTTTCTTAATAGCTGAAGCAGTAAGAAAATATGGTCAATACCCTATTAGAGAGGAAAGTTACTATGGATGA
- a CDS encoding DUF1638 domain-containing protein: MDDKIKLFVCENFEKEFKNVAKTQKENLNIYSFPSYCTSLKLDKQEKFIKDNLENLKNSICICGRFCELLNKIPEKIKKNMKIYQLDNCFYIFGKNKVNKYLNENSFIVTPEWLEKWKEIMSNYGFDKKTARKFFNESFKKIVLFDTKINDKIIDQLIDFSNFVSLPYNIEEIELDFLEIFVSKILNEFKLKQELEKKEKKIKELNSEKSNYIAAMHMIKEFSTIESSEEIIKGIINELKILFAPKQIQYVKYDGKDFLNGKKF; this comes from the coding sequence ATGGATGATAAGATTAAATTATTTGTATGCGAAAATTTTGAAAAAGAATTCAAAAATGTGGCAAAAACTCAAAAAGAAAATTTAAATATTTATTCATTTCCGTCATATTGCACAAGTTTAAAGTTAGACAAACAGGAAAAGTTTATTAAAGATAATCTCGAAAATTTAAAAAATTCTATTTGTATATGTGGGCGTTTTTGCGAATTATTAAACAAAATTCCAGAAAAAATCAAAAAAAATATGAAAATTTATCAATTAGATAACTGCTTCTATATTTTTGGAAAAAATAAAGTAAACAAATATCTAAATGAAAATTCATTCATTGTTACTCCGGAATGGTTAGAAAAATGGAAAGAAATTATGTCTAACTATGGATTTGACAAAAAAACTGCTCGAAAATTTTTTAACGAATCATTTAAGAAAATTGTTCTTTTTGATACTAAAATTAATGATAAGATCATAGATCAATTAATAGATTTCTCAAACTTTGTATCACTACCATACAATATTGAAGAAATAGAATTGGATTTTCTAGAAATTTTTGTTTCAAAAATTCTTAATGAATTCAAATTAAAGCAAGAACTTGAAAAAAAAGAAAAAAAGATTAAAGAATTAAACTCCGAAAAAAGTAATTATATTGCTGCTATGCACATGATAAAAGAGTTTTCAACAATTGAATCTTCCGAAGAAATTATTAAAGGCATAATAAACGAGCTAAAAATTTTGTTTGCACCTAAACAAATTCAATACGTTAAATATGATGGAAAAGATTTTTTAAATGGGAAAAAGTTTTAA
- a CDS encoding GGDEF domain-containing protein, with protein sequence MLSNAYKIEQIKLLSITDHLTGIYNRRYFEIRLKEEIERAKRNKSAFSIILFDIDDFKLINDSYGHEIGDKILKKIVDLVKSRIRSTDLFFRWGGDEFIILLPDTDLNNAKVLAEQLRQKIYETNFEINNNISASFGITSYTKGISLTELMKKIDFLMYEAKKLGKNKICYS encoded by the coding sequence ATGCTTTCAAATGCTTACAAAATTGAACAAATAAAATTACTTTCTATAACCGATCATCTAACCGGTATATATAATAGAAGATATTTTGAAATTAGACTAAAAGAAGAAATAGAGAGAGCTAAAAGAAATAAAAGCGCTTTTTCCATAATATTATTTGATATAGACGACTTTAAGTTAATAAATGATAGTTACGGTCATGAAATTGGGGATAAAATACTAAAAAAGATTGTTGACCTGGTTAAAAGCCGCATACGAAGTACGGATTTATTTTTTAGATGGGGTGGAGATGAATTTATTATCTTATTACCTGATACAGATTTAAATAATGCAAAAGTTTTAGCTGAACAACTAAGGCAAAAGATATATGAAACTAATTTCGAGATTAATAACAATATCTCTGCAAGTTTTGGTATAACAAGTTATACCAAAGGTATTTCTTTAACAGAATTAATGAAAAAAATAGATTTCTTGATGTATGAAGCCAAAAAACTTGGAAAAAATAAGATTTGTTATTCATAA
- the pcp gene encoding pyroglutamyl-peptidase I has translation MKILLTGFDPFNGEKINPSWEAIKRFPKMIGGANILKTKIPTVFYKSIQKLEEIIEKERPNIVICVGQAGGRTDITVERVAININDAKIPDNEKNQLIDTPIFEDGKNAYFSNLPIKAIVKEIRKNNIPASISNTAGTFVCNHLMYGLLYLIDKKYPNIKGGFIHVPYIHKQVLNKPNIPSMSLKDIIKGLKIAVVTSIKFYNKQDIEFSDGKIS, from the coding sequence ATGAAAATTCTTTTAACAGGGTTTGATCCTTTTAACGGTGAAAAAATAAACCCTTCATGGGAAGCTATTAAAAGGTTCCCAAAGATGATTGGAGGAGCTAACATATTAAAAACTAAAATTCCAACAGTTTTTTATAAAAGTATACAAAAACTAGAAGAAATTATTGAAAAAGAAAGACCTAATATCGTAATTTGTGTAGGACAAGCTGGTGGAAGAACTGATATTACAGTTGAAAGAGTGGCAATAAATATTAATGATGCAAAAATCCCCGATAATGAGAAAAATCAACTAATTGATACACCAATTTTCGAAGATGGCAAGAATGCCTATTTTTCAAATCTCCCAATTAAAGCTATAGTTAAAGAGATTAGGAAAAATAACATACCCGCATCTATTTCAAATACTGCTGGAACATTTGTATGTAATCATTTAATGTATGGTCTTTTGTATTTAATTGATAAAAAATATCCCAACATTAAAGGCGGATTTATTCATGTCCCGTACATTCACAAACAAGTATTAAACAAACCAAATATCCCAAGTATGTCTCTGAAAGATATTATTAAAGGATTGAAAATAGCAGTTGTAACATCCATCAAGTTTTATAACAAGCAAGATATAGAGTTTTCTGACGGTAAAATTTCCTAA
- a CDS encoding vWA domain-containing protein has protein sequence MIKKALEILTKENPFYAYLLLGVQLKNDNNVRNMSLKFSKNGDIIFLYNDKINKKPLWFLKAIILHELMHIINQHFRIKPKNSREKKIWDLAMDAAINQFIPELDARSIPLNLLIEEGHGVDNEVMFAGPPPFMINATAEEYFEWMMKEFEKKGDFDIESLPDSLDDHSNMFDSDIPVEMIIELTQNKVGKAFNLFGKTLETGVKQMISLSLQKSTIDWQTLIRRFAGVTIKGEKYLTPLKPNRRYENQPGWRYEYKSKLAVIMDTSASIIEEELNQFISEIEKISKYDVDITLIQVDESVTLVTDYKSGKWKDLEIYGGGETNLQPAVDLVQSQTRVEGIIIFTDGHVDVPAVKRRVLFVLSSKHNPEFIEDAIKIYGKNSVVILK, from the coding sequence ATGATTAAGAAAGCTTTAGAAATATTAACAAAGGAAAATCCTTTCTATGCTTACCTTCTTCTTGGTGTACAATTAAAAAATGATAACAATGTACGAAATATGTCACTTAAGTTTTCCAAAAATGGTGATATAATTTTTCTTTATAATGACAAAATAAACAAAAAACCTCTTTGGTTTTTGAAAGCTATAATTCTCCATGAATTAATGCATATTATTAACCAACATTTTAGAATTAAGCCCAAAAACAGTAGAGAAAAGAAAATATGGGATCTAGCAATGGATGCAGCAATTAATCAATTCATTCCCGAACTCGATGCTAGAAGCATTCCACTAAATCTACTCATAGAAGAAGGCCATGGTGTTGATAATGAAGTTATGTTTGCAGGTCCTCCTCCTTTTATGATAAATGCTACAGCTGAAGAATATTTTGAATGGATGATGAAAGAATTTGAAAAAAAAGGTGATTTTGACATAGAATCTCTTCCGGATAGCTTAGATGATCATTCCAATATGTTTGATTCAGACATACCTGTTGAAATGATTATTGAACTTACACAAAACAAAGTAGGAAAAGCATTTAACTTATTTGGCAAAACTCTTGAAACAGGAGTTAAACAAATGATATCGCTCTCATTGCAAAAATCGACAATCGATTGGCAAACACTAATTAGGAGGTTTGCAGGTGTAACAATCAAAGGAGAAAAATATTTAACTCCTTTAAAACCCAACAGAAGATATGAAAATCAACCGGGATGGAGATACGAATACAAATCTAAACTCGCAGTAATAATGGACACAAGTGCAAGTATCATTGAAGAAGAATTGAATCAATTCATCTCAGAAATTGAAAAAATTTCAAAGTACGACGTTGACATTACTTTAATTCAAGTAGATGAATCAGTAACTCTTGTAACAGATTATAAATCAGGAAAATGGAAAGATCTTGAAATATATGGTGGTGGAGAAACTAATCTTCAACCTGCTGTTGATCTTGTCCAAAGTCAAACAAGAGTTGAAGGAATTATAATCTTTACTGATGGACATGTTGATGTTCCTGCAGTAAAAAGAAGAGTATTATTCGTTTTATCTTCTAAGCACAATCCAGAGTTTATAGAAGATGCAATTAAAATATACGGTAAAAATTCAGTTGTAATTCTAAAATAA
- a CDS encoding ABC transporter permease: MRLVLELKRILNKPINIILIILLPLLLTIASIVFFNGFGIVNVKLGVYNMDNSPLSQFTIKLVMSFFKGGTLTYVDENYTKKLETGELNAVLIIPANFTNALYKGQKVSIDFIPSPVDLQLSVGIFNVLNSIFKDLSGTPFFDPKVLRYLFVSEGSPAPEFTPKAKNFSTEFGDLFSPAILFLSVVFLILSIGILSIVNDRELGLISIFKVNNEKWYKYALIKFTVLFVLGIIISLVVYFAGLTFGINIPINIFLPLALLGVLFHSSLSLILSSLSPNKTVANILSISFAMFFFFSSGSITPVSSLPKFMFKLASYTPVYKLTYAIRNYQLNGASILGEINYLLIISFITSAIMILTVKKEFAKK; this comes from the coding sequence ATGAGACTGGTTCTTGAATTAAAAAGAATTCTAAATAAACCAATAAACATTATTTTAATCATTTTGCTTCCACTGTTACTTACAATTGCAAGTATTGTTTTTTTCAATGGGTTTGGAATTGTAAATGTAAAATTAGGAGTATATAACATGGATAACTCTCCGTTATCTCAGTTTACCATAAAATTAGTAATGTCATTTTTCAAAGGTGGTACTCTGACATATGTAGATGAAAATTACACTAAAAAATTGGAAACGGGTGAGCTTAATGCTGTGCTAATAATTCCCGCCAATTTTACAAACGCTCTATACAAAGGTCAAAAAGTTAGTATTGATTTTATTCCAAGCCCCGTAGATTTACAATTATCCGTGGGAATTTTCAATGTTCTAAATTCAATATTTAAGGATTTAAGCGGCACTCCGTTTTTTGATCCAAAAGTTCTGAGATATCTTTTCGTAAGTGAGGGATCCCCAGCTCCTGAATTTACTCCAAAGGCGAAAAATTTCAGTACTGAATTTGGAGATTTATTTTCACCAGCCATTTTATTTCTATCAGTCGTTTTTTTAATTCTATCAATTGGTATTTTAAGTATTGTAAATGACAGAGAACTTGGTCTAATTTCCATTTTCAAAGTCAATAATGAAAAATGGTATAAATATGCGTTAATAAAATTTACTGTTTTATTTGTTTTAGGAATCATTATTTCTTTAGTTGTTTACTTTGCTGGACTTACCTTCGGAATTAATATCCCTATTAATATATTTTTACCTCTGGCACTACTTGGAGTTCTCTTTCATTCTTCTCTTTCACTTATTTTGTCTTCTCTATCCCCCAACAAAACTGTTGCAAATATACTGAGTATTTCATTTGCGATGTTTTTCTTCTTTTCAAGTGGCAGTATTACTCCTGTTTCATCGCTCCCGAAATTCATGTTCAAACTTGCTTCATATACTCCTGTGTATAAATTAACTTACGCCATTAGAAACTATCAATTAAATGGTGCAAGTATACTAGGTGAAATAAATTATCTCCTTATAATTTCGTTTATAACCTCGGCAATAATGATATTGACTGTAAAAAAAGAATTTGCTAAAAAATGA
- a CDS encoding DUF2207 domain-containing protein, with amino-acid sequence MKKVIISIFGLILAYIIFVLFISGYVKWFFGGMYEIESANIEQVMDENGILHVHEIITFKMKKPFRGVYREIPQSRAVNIENVKLWIENVEGEWVEFLEKDSRGFKARVWISKTPISPEKLNKIILHVKYDAKYVYEKGQDIGQVFRQFWGDKWDSPVRKLTAHFSFPQNVKILKVYSHPKIMFQKNGNEYIFNIKNIPPNTFAEVRFLIDNFTAEYQYNNPSLTLKEVEKIESNYSRKYVFSFVLPPITLFVIIGLLILTFNFFGKEKNISYEGIYEREIPYPDPPDIVNAIVVNQLEKIDENGINAVIMDLYRKGFIKLDKKSIIVLEKEGNLNSTEKYFYDFLKKYSSDGVFSFSDLKKSLSKDKRLAKEFLADFKAYKSIVLDEAKSRNYLSLKGTYISYIIGIFSILFSFLYFAVFFKLNLLYQGIFSGILFVLGGSIFAFPRDVFGSWSKEGRKYYLKWVNFMNFLQDYSALSMYPPESVILWENYLVYATALGIANKVEKYLKKVAPKEIEESRLYYYPYMGFGRQFLIISSVATSTVSASSSGTFSGGAGGIGGGSGGGGGGAF; translated from the coding sequence ATGAAAAAAGTAATTATTAGTATCTTTGGTTTAATTCTTGCGTACATTATATTTGTATTATTCATAAGTGGATATGTTAAATGGTTCTTTGGTGGAATGTACGAAATAGAGTCTGCCAATATAGAACAAGTAATGGATGAAAATGGAATTCTTCATGTGCATGAAATAATAACGTTCAAAATGAAAAAACCTTTTAGAGGTGTATATAGGGAAATACCACAAAGTAGAGCTGTAAATATAGAAAATGTAAAGCTTTGGATAGAAAATGTAGAAGGAGAATGGGTAGAATTTTTAGAAAAAGACTCAAGAGGTTTTAAAGCACGTGTTTGGATTTCAAAAACACCCATCTCACCAGAAAAACTCAATAAAATAATTTTACATGTTAAATACGATGCAAAGTATGTATATGAAAAAGGACAAGACATTGGCCAAGTTTTCAGGCAATTTTGGGGGGATAAATGGGATTCACCCGTTAGAAAGCTAACTGCACACTTCTCATTTCCACAAAATGTAAAAATCTTGAAAGTTTATTCCCATCCAAAAATAATGTTTCAAAAAAATGGAAATGAGTATATATTCAACATCAAAAATATACCTCCTAACACATTTGCAGAGGTCAGATTTTTAATTGATAACTTTACGGCAGAGTATCAATATAATAATCCTTCTTTGACCTTGAAAGAAGTAGAAAAAATTGAAAGCAATTACTCTAGAAAGTATGTATTTTCATTTGTTTTACCTCCCATAACGCTTTTTGTGATAATTGGTTTGTTGATTTTAACATTTAATTTCTTTGGAAAAGAAAAGAATATATCATATGAAGGTATCTATGAGAGAGAAATACCTTATCCTGATCCACCTGATATAGTAAATGCAATAGTAGTTAATCAATTGGAAAAGATAGATGAAAATGGAATCAATGCTGTTATTATGGATTTATACAGAAAAGGTTTTATAAAACTTGATAAAAAAAGTATAATAGTTTTGGAAAAAGAAGGGAACTTGAATTCGACAGAGAAGTATTTCTATGACTTTTTAAAAAAATATTCATCGGATGGCGTTTTTTCGTTTTCAGATTTGAAAAAATCACTTTCTAAAGATAAGAGACTTGCAAAAGAGTTTTTGGCCGATTTCAAAGCGTATAAATCTATAGTCTTAGATGAAGCAAAATCGAGAAATTATCTTTCTTTGAAAGGAACTTATATATCATATATAATAGGTATTTTCTCTATTTTATTTTCATTCCTCTATTTTGCAGTGTTTTTTAAATTAAATCTCCTCTACCAGGGAATTTTTTCTGGAATTTTATTTGTTTTAGGAGGTAGCATCTTTGCTTTTCCACGCGATGTTTTTGGAAGTTGGTCAAAAGAAGGAAGAAAATATTATCTAAAATGGGTTAACTTCATGAATTTCTTACAAGATTATTCTGCACTTTCTATGTACCCACCAGAATCTGTTATTTTGTGGGAAAATTATTTGGTTTATGCAACGGCACTTGGGATAGCAAATAAAGTGGAGAAATATTTGAAAAAAGTTGCTCCAAAAGAAATAGAGGAAAGTCGACTATACTATTATCCATATATGGGATTTGGGCGTCAATTTCTAATTATTTCATCTGTAGCAACAAGCACAGTTTCCGCCTCTTCTTCAGGGACTTTTTCAGGTGGAGCAGGTGGCATTGGTGGAGGCTCCGGAGGAGGTGGAGGCGGAGCATTTTAA
- a CDS encoding LemA family protein, giving the protein MIWFIVILVIFIYFVITYNGLVKLKKFVENAWSQIDVQLKRRHDLIPNLVNSVKGYMKFEQETLEKVMQARAAAISSKDITKKIESENELTGLLSRLLAVVENYPDLKASENVNQLMEELRKTEDKIAYARQFYNDIVMKYNTKISVFPTNIVAKIFNFKEKPFFNIEKEEKEVPKVKI; this is encoded by the coding sequence TTGATTTGGTTTATTGTTATTCTAGTTATATTCATTTATTTTGTTATAACTTACAATGGACTTGTTAAATTGAAAAAATTTGTGGAAAATGCTTGGAGTCAGATAGATGTCCAGCTAAAAAGAAGGCACGATTTGATACCTAATCTTGTTAATTCTGTAAAAGGGTATATGAAGTTTGAACAAGAAACTTTGGAAAAAGTTATGCAAGCTAGGGCAGCCGCTATTTCTAGCAAAGACATAACCAAAAAGATAGAAAGTGAAAATGAATTAACAGGTCTTTTGTCACGACTTTTGGCAGTTGTGGAAAATTATCCAGATCTGAAAGCAAGTGAAAATGTAAACCAGCTAATGGAAGAACTTAGAAAAACTGAGGATAAAATAGCGTATGCAAGACAATTTTACAACGACATAGTTATGAAATACAATACTAAAATTTCTGTATTTCCAACCAATATTGTGGCAAAAATATTCAATTTTAAGGAAAAACCGTTTTTCAACATTGAAAAAGAGGAAAAAGAGGTGCCGAAAGTTAAAATATGA
- a CDS encoding FGGY-family carbohydrate kinase, with product MYLIGLDIGTQGAKGILVDLEGKIINEAYREYDVLTPKSNWAEQWPDVWLKASLEIIKELIEKSNVNKAEIGGISLSGLYGGSGIPVDKNLNPLRPCLIWMDRRAVEETEWVKNKVDKQTLFKITGNYVDSYYGFTKMLWIKNKEPDIWKRIYKFVTPKDYVIYHLTGKVVIDYSSAGNIGGIFDLNKLYWSEELCNEFGIPISYLPEKIVRSSEIVGFVSREASQNCGLLEGTPVVAGGIDAPVAQLSAGAMFEGEHVAMVGTSMCWGTINKKEKPVFGLVNFPYVIDDLEKIYTFGGSATTGALAKWFKEEFGEVETLVGKRLSKSPYEIFDDEVSKIKPGSEGLVILPYFMGERSPIWDPYARGLIFGLSLYHKREHIYRALMEAGAYALRHNIEEGKKAGLKINEECYLVGGVAKSSVWTKIFADVTGYKMKRVSNQVEAPYGDAFLAALGVGVINSPTKIKEWVKYSEPIVPDFGVKEIYDRYYEIYIELYQKNKELFKKL from the coding sequence GTGTATCTAATAGGTTTAGATATTGGTACTCAAGGAGCAAAAGGTATATTAGTAGATTTGGAAGGAAAGATAATCAATGAAGCATATAGAGAGTATGATGTTTTAACTCCAAAATCGAATTGGGCTGAACAATGGCCGGATGTGTGGTTGAAGGCAAGTTTAGAGATTATTAAAGAATTAATCGAGAAATCTAATGTTAATAAAGCTGAAATTGGAGGGATTTCTTTAAGTGGATTGTATGGAGGGTCTGGCATCCCGGTTGACAAAAATTTAAATCCTTTAAGACCTTGTTTGATATGGATGGACCGGAGGGCTGTTGAAGAAACTGAATGGGTAAAAAATAAGGTGGATAAACAAACACTTTTTAAGATAACGGGAAATTATGTTGATTCATATTATGGGTTCACAAAGATGCTTTGGATAAAGAACAAAGAGCCAGATATTTGGAAAAGGATATATAAATTTGTTACTCCAAAAGATTACGTAATTTATCATTTAACCGGAAAAGTAGTTATTGATTACTCTTCGGCTGGAAACATAGGTGGGATTTTTGATTTAAACAAATTATATTGGTCTGAAGAGTTATGTAATGAATTTGGTATTCCAATAAGTTACTTACCTGAGAAAATTGTGAGATCTTCTGAAATTGTTGGTTTCGTTTCTAGAGAAGCTTCGCAAAATTGCGGACTTTTAGAAGGTACTCCAGTCGTAGCGGGAGGAATAGATGCTCCAGTTGCCCAATTATCTGCCGGAGCCATGTTTGAAGGAGAACATGTGGCGATGGTTGGTACTTCCATGTGTTGGGGAACGATTAACAAAAAGGAAAAACCAGTTTTTGGGTTAGTAAATTTTCCGTATGTTATTGACGATTTAGAAAAAATATACACATTTGGTGGCTCTGCAACAACTGGAGCACTCGCAAAGTGGTTTAAAGAAGAATTTGGAGAGGTTGAAACTTTGGTAGGAAAAAGGTTATCTAAATCTCCTTATGAAATTTTTGATGATGAGGTTAGTAAAATTAAGCCTGGCAGTGAAGGTTTGGTTATTTTACCTTATTTTATGGGAGAAAGATCACCAATATGGGATCCATATGCAAGAGGCTTAATTTTTGGATTAAGTTTGTATCATAAAAGAGAACATATCTATAGAGCATTAATGGAAGCCGGAGCATATGCTCTTAGACATAATATAGAAGAGGGTAAAAAAGCTGGTCTAAAAATAAATGAAGAGTGTTATTTGGTTGGAGGAGTGGCAAAATCTTCGGTTTGGACTAAAATTTTTGCAGATGTTACAGGTTATAAAATGAAAAGAGTTTCAAACCAAGTAGAAGCTCCATATGGAGATGCTTTTTTAGCAGCACTTGGAGTTGGTGTTATTAATTCCCCAACGAAGATTAAGGAGTGGGTAAAATATTCTGAACCAATAGTTCCTGATTTTGGAGTTAAGGAAATTTATGATAGATATTATGAGATTTACATAGAACTTTATCAAAAAAACAAAGAATTGTTTAAGAAGTTATAG